AGACAAATCAAATCGATGGAGAATTGCCATTATGAGACAATGACCTCTTTAAATTAACACTCAGCCAGATTTTCTATGGTGGCCCCTAAGAAAAGAGACCCGCTTTACTTAATAGTTGAGACCAGGTAAACAACTATTCCCGCAGCTAAAATTGCTCCAAGCTCAGCTTTTTCGTTGAAGAGATGAGACTGCCCTCGTATGAAAACTTTAACTACTACTCCTGTTAAGGAACGTTGGGACCAAGCAGTAAAAGCCCAATAAAAGCTTAAGCCATGGGCTAACTAGGATAACCACCATGACCCTGGTGCAATGAGTGCATAGTAGAAGTTCGATACATTTTATTTTGAGAGATTGCCAATAGGGAGTACAAGTCCGAACATGTTAAGGCATTCAGTTGGATCTATCTTGactcaaaaacttaagttaATAAGTTATTGATCAATTCAGATATATTAAACAGCTCTATACCATACCAATTCTCCGAtgtgagatttttctaataGAACTCACACATATTGTATCCTAACATagaatatattaaaattgaagTAAACTCAAAAGTTTTGAAATAAAAGTACTTTTTAAAATCATAGTAATCTAATAGATTAATTAAGTGATTATAGATAATATACAGATAAGGAAATAGTTTCTGTAAAGTTTGAGGAAATAGAATTCGCAAATTTCTAAGGTTGAAGAAAATTCTATTGAAGTCCTAAGTGTCATCTATTTATACCAACATAAGACCCAGAACTTGGAATTCAGTGTCGTACATCGAAATATTCATCTGATACTTTTCTCTTTAGCGAGTAAGATTGTGCGAAACTGTTATTTCGGGAGCAGTGATGGGGGGCAGAGTTCTATTTTTGCAACGACGTGCACCAATATCTTTGAAGATGgacagagaaaataaataatgaactATTCAGATGTTGCTACTAACCACCCATTAAatacaaaagcaaaaactaTACAGATTCCTTAATAAGATGCATATGGCCCTGGTAACGTTTTGTTGCTTCTAGTTCAATTGCAAGAACAATTTCATGATAGGTTGGACTTCTTGGAAAGGTTGGACATATATGGTATACTTCATTTGAGATGTTGGACCTTCCACATTGGAGCTTCTCAAGAAATTAGATGTCAAAGATTGCAAAAACCTAAATGAAATTCGAGGCTTTGGTTGAGTggagtttttggaagatttacGTTTCACTAGGTGCATTTTCATTATAAGGCTGGACCCTTCAAACATCATTGCGTCTGGAGAAATTAGATTggacaaattataaaaaattagtcTAAATTTAAGGTCTTGATAGGCAAAAAGTTCTTGAAAATGTCAAGTTTCGCTGGTGCGATTCTATGGAAAGGCTAGACCTTTTAGAATCTTCCTGTCTAGACAAACTAAATGACAAATTGGAAAAGCTTAGTTGAAATGCAAAGGCTTGACAGGGTTGGAGTTCGTAGAAATGTTTAATATTCTTGGGTGAGTCCGGAGAAATTAATTGCACAAAATGTAGTTGGAATTTAAGAGCTTGGTAGGTCGGAGACTTGGAGTACCCGAAATTGTTGAATAATTTAGCTTGTAGAAATAGCTTACTCGCTTCCAAATCTTATATAAcaagaataaattaataataattaataatggCTAGTGCGggcttattattattaaaaatgcgACAACTGGACATATCATCTATTGACACATGTCCAAGtctgaatatatttattttcgtCAATGCAACGTTTCCGATCAAGGGTACTTTCCCCTTTTAATATGATAATCACCATCGATCGAATGCAACCcctttttcaaaagtgaaaaaggaacttttttttttttttttgcaatcaaCTTGAGAGGTGGAATCCATAAGGACTGTAAAGCAGAAGGAATAAAAATCAGGTTCTTCCTCCACCAGAACAGTTTCTAGTTACCGAGCCCTTTTGAGCTTAGAATACGTCCCACCATGTTCCCTTGTCTTAGAACAGAGCGTCTGAATAAGCAGAGCTGAAATGGATGATGTCCGGGCGGACAACGATGGTGGATAAAGAGATAATCACGTGAGTGCTGTCTGATCCAATATCCACGGAAGGGAAGGCAAGGCAAGCCTGGCAGGGTATTTAGTTAGTTTAAGGCCATATGGTATGCCCTCAGCTATACCCACAAGGATGTCTAATCTATTGTAATTCGAAGCGGCCGCCAGCAGTAAACCTTTGTTAATGCTAACAATGCTCCTAGGAGACCCTTGATCCTCCTTGGTGTGCACAATCTTTACAAGCATcgtcaaaagagaaaaggaaagataaaacataaaaaaaaattcgaaatattattaaaagttatttattttagcACTGGTCGTATCACGTAAGCCAATTAGTATATACATCAACAAcatccaatcaaaattaactaaaatgactGAATGACTTTAAGTCAAAAGGTcggaactaaattggtacaaatatgttaagtttaaaacttttcttacatttttttctgGGCTTTCGTGATTGTGGATTTCAAAGGAGTTACTTTTGCTGAGATTGGATTCAAGTCTGGAGCTTGGGTTAGCAAGATTTGAAGGAAAGCAACATCTTGCATGGGGACAACCGTGaccatttctctctttcttttataatttttattgatgacaGTACGATTCTCATTAAGACATCGTAATTACGAAATAATTCTGGATAACAATATAATGTAGTAAATTTTAGCGAAACCTTATATGccattattttattatgaaaaaattaggactaattTAAAGATGATATATCTATTGAATGATTTAATTAAACCAACTCATGCAATATGTTTACATTAGAAGTGGCAATTTCTGGGAGGAGGCAATAATACAACTCGAATACTGCGAGAAGTAATGTGGGTTTGAGTTTAGGGTTTAGCGTTTGGGTTTATATTGAGAATGTCCATGTCATGTTTAGAATGGATTAACCTATTTTAATCAGTTATGTATGGATCAAGTTTTCTgatacaattatcaaataagtcttgtttgggtttttcatattttgatggGTCCATCATCgataattttaaaagtttaagctgcTAGATGtatatgtgatttattatttaaatattttaatactctCCCTCACACTTAGTCTAATCTTTTGCTTAGCATTAGgcatggaaatttaattgggaagGCGAATGGGGCCTAGAATGCCTAGAATGATTCAAATTCATGATCTCCAACTTTGATATCATGTAATATTTTGATGGGATCACTAccgattattttaaaaacttaaactgttagatgaatgcgtgatttattatttaaatattctaataggGTTAACCgttctaaatttttgtaaaaggtCATAAGAAAAAGTTCTTTGTTTACAAGTTTTTCCTAGGTGTGTGCAAAAAGAACCGCCCGAACCAGGAACCGGCCGGATCAGATCGAACCGgacggttttgggcggttcccacggtcggcggtccAGTTCCTAGTTCTTgatcttggaaccggtggccgattgatccggttcccggttccaaggtgggaaccagaccaaaccgaaccgaccgaaccgaaccaaatttttttatatataatttacatacatagaattaataaaatatataaacatgataacttattgcaaataaaattgcaatttgaggtagcaacctcttatgtggccaataGACCATTAAAACCCtttttgttactcttttatttatagaaaaaatctcattgttagtttcatcttctactCGACGTGGGACTAAGGTTCCAATAAAcccacaaggcacttcaagccttcaAGAGTCTCATATCAACTAAACATTCAAAGAGCataagagagattgtctataaaatctaagCCAATCACAACCTTTAGCCAAATTGTTCATGGCCTTCATGGTTAAAGTTAAGTGTGAAACACACGAAGTGTGaatcacacaagtgaagtttgaatattttgcatgtGGAAAtatgtgtgattagttttgttgaatcgCCCAAAAACCAAATTTGATTTATCGATCCGAAGCGCGGTCACTTTTTAGTGTAAAAAAGTAGATATGATTTTGTTGGACCGAACcaaaccggaccggaaccgatggttcggtccggttcccagtcctaggaccaaacgaTCCGGTCCACAATTCGCAATTTTGGAAACCAgtgctcccggtccggttcctagttccaaggtggaaccggaccgaaccgggaaccgatcacccttaGTTTTTCCTATGGTTGGGTGGACCGTCAAAAACCTACTCAAAATTTtggtatatatattttacaacATTTTGTTTATGGTTATGACAGACCGTTAATATACCTTTATAAATCATCTTTAAAAACAGTTTTACAATGTTTTGTTCTTATTTATGATGGACCATCAAAAACCTTCATAAATCATTCTAAGCCGAAAGATTTCAATCCTACGGTGTCTTGTTCCGATAGACTATAGTAAAtcttcataaatcattttcttttttactgaGGACATCGTTTTCCCCTAAATTTTCTTGTTCCCGCAAACCTCAATTAAACCTTAATCAAGTGAAATTACAAAGTAAAGAAATTGGTAAAACTAGTGGCACAAGCAGGGTGGGCCACTGCCCCTAGCTTCATCGGTGTGGGCCGATGATCCTTGCCCGACAAGTTGCAAGTGCTTGCAGCCGTCGCCTAGATTGGTCATACAGTGGTGGTGATAGTGGCACCATCACAATGCGACGCAAATaagggcctacaagccctcgcTTACAGGCAATGAGGGCTAGCCCTCACTTTCTATCCGATCGTCACGACTCATGAGAACACCTTGAAAAGAATTGACGAACTCTATTGATACCCTAGTGAGGTTTACCAGCCCTTGGTGACACCCTGATAAGGGTCACAGGCAAAGCTTTAacaattgattcatttttcagaTTTGCATTAAATTGTAgtttttttggattaattttgCATTGAAGTTATGTATCTCTCTTTcatgtgaaatgaaaattttccagATCCATCTTATTAGGTATCCCAAACTGAGATAAATTGCAAGCATAGGGCGAAATGAATAGTGTTTAATCGAATTCAATTACTTAAGATTTAATAAGTCTAATTGCACAAGATGACTTCAAGTGCATAAAggcaagacaaaaaaaatttcgtgAATATATTATCTGCAATCACCTTTCTCACATCATtcacatttttatatatttatcgtATTTCGTttctcttgttttattttttgtgatatatgaTTTCATATTTAGTCTCCACCCATGTTGATTATATCATTCAATCAGGCTGATCTCACTAGGTTAAGATGGGTCCAATCAGCCGTGATACCAACCAACCAAAGCTTCGATTTTTCAGAGTGGAAAGTCAATCGAACTTGCCTAACATCTTTCTCCATCCTAAACcgaacaaagagaaaaaaacaaaccaatGTCAAACTCATTTCGTAACGAACTAATAGAACTAAATTTTTCAACGACAAAGTAGTTGATGTAATTAGATAGCCCGAAATTAAACATAGTTTTGATAAACAACAAATCCAAcatatctttaccaaaaaaagaaaaaacaaatccaacatttctattttctaaGAAATGAGTATGATAAtcgttctatttttttttatcatatctaTTTTTCTACTCTCAAGAAcatattttgcacaaaaattggtttagtaacataatttcaatttcttatttttaggctaaatttttagtatagaaataagaaatacaAGTTTatactttcttatttttgaaataaaactaaataaaataaaaactctttttctCATCTCTTGCTTTCGTTATTAGTCAGCCTCTCACCTACCGTCACCCTTCAGCCGCCACTAACTATCCTTTATTGTCATCAATTGACCACTATTCGCTCGCCTTTCAACTTTGCACAATGAGAAATTTTACGTCGTTGTTAATCATGTGGTTTTATTTAGAAACTATTCTagcatataaaaataaaaataatctattttcggtcaaaaattacatttaaaaacaaaataattattattcgCGGTTCGAATTTATGCTCCCATCCAATCAAATTATCTAAATTCATTATCGTACATTTCTTGTATAACacgccaaaaagaagaaaaaaaaaaagttctcgACGGGGGACAGCGACTCCCCACCACCCGAGCGGAATTCTCGTGCGTCGAGCACCGCGGCGCCACCGCAaccctcttctcctcctccccacgctcctcccccgccgcccccgccccACGCGCGCTCTGTCGCCACCTCGATCGCCGCGACGCGATAAAGGCGCGTGCTTTTTCGCCCGTCGTCGACGGAATCGAAgtcgagcgagcgagcgagcgtcGACCCCGTTCGTCGCATTTCGAGGCGGCTTGGTCCGCGAACTTGCGGGCGAGAACCCCCACGTTCGCCGTCACATCAGAGCTTTGTCTCTGCTCCGGCTTCGCGTGCCGTGGAACAGGGGATTCCTCTGCCTTTTGCTCTGTTTCTGGAGCAGGGGAAAGcgacagaaagagagagagagagagagagagagagagaacaaaaagaGGCCCACCTTTTTGCCAAGTTCTCTTTCCGCCCCACCGCAAACGCGACAGTACCTCGTCGCTCCCCCACCACTCTCCGTCCCGGAAAGCAGAAaactttccctctctctctctctctctgtctcgcGGGCTTGCCCTGTTTCTCTTCTTGAATTGTACGGAACCGCTGCAGATCCATCTTCTTGGAAGCTTGTGGTTCGGAACGACCGACCCAgtccccctttcttcttcttgttgttcGTGTCTGGTTTGTTTTTTAGCGGTCGAGACCGGTTCCTACTTCTGTTGGGGTCCGCCGGGTGCATCTGCCGTGCCCCTGTCATTCTCTGTCTACCTGGGGTCTTCGTCATCGTCGTGGGTCGACCCCTCCTCTGTTTCGGAGACGACCCCTGCTTCCAGATTCTTCTCCGGGGTTGCCGTCGTTTTTTCGGTTCTTGATCTCGAGATGCGAGCTGCGAACTCCGAAGGAGCCGTGGGGGTGGTCGTGGCGGCGGACACGAGAGGGAAGCATCGGATACAGGCCGAGCTCAAGCGGCTCGAGCAGGAATCCAGATTCCTAGAGGTCGGTTTCGATTTCCTCGTTTCCGATGTTTTTTAATCTTGGGCTTTCGCTGATTGAGTGTGAAACGAGGACCTTGAGCTCTTTTGACTTTCTCATCTGACTAATAATGATCGTTGAACATGTTCTTGCTCTGATTTCTTTGCATCCTTCCTTTGAGCATTCGGATTGATTTGGGCGAGCGAACTGCGGGACTTTGATGATTCTGCAGAGATGAGTAGCTTAAGCATCCTCCCTAGTggtagtctttttttttcttgaagcaAATGAGACGTTTTTGGCCTAAAAACTCCTGTTTTGGGGACTGGGGACTTCAGACTTCTTAACAAATTCCACTTGTTGATTGGCGTTGAAAGGCAATGAGAAGAAGCTGAGAGGTAGATTAAAAAGGGGAAGCTAAAGACAGAAGTGAGGAAGCAGCATTCCTTCCTAAAAATTTTTGTCTTCTTGCTTTTACATGTTAGCTTTTTACTAGTATTGAACTATTGGCACTAAAGCGAAGAGCCCCACAGCTAAAACTAGGATTTTATGCAGAAAATCCAGGACATACCGTTATGGGCTCTGAGTGGACTCTTGGGAAAGTTAAGGTCTCATATGATCCCTTGAATGTGGTGGTGATAGAGCAATCAAAGGCCAAATAATAACCCactaataaaattaatgatgCAAAAGTGTTGACACTTGAAAAGGGTGCTATTGTGTTATGAAGCTTCTACTTCCATGTCAATGAGGGCATGTTTACTTCAGTATGATCTTCTCACTCCTATGATAAACATCTTAACACTACCAATTTGTGCTTGCGCACATGCCCACGCCTCTTCACAATTTTCAATTGCATGTATCCATGAAGTTGAGGATCTGTGGAAGAATATATTTgctatttttcttcctctagatGACTTTTCTCATGTATATAGTATTTGAGGAAAATAACTTATCATAGATTTAGGGCAGGCATGTAGAATGTTGATTTTTCACTCCTGCAGAATGCCTACTATCTTCATCTGGTTTTTGCATCCAAGTCTTTTCTACCTGGAATACAGCATAGTGAACCCTTTCTTTTCTGCCTCTTTCTTTAAACCAAATTTGCACTGTTTTTTGTAGGAGTGAGTAGAGGGGAAGAGAAAGGATTTTAAAAGTGATGATCAATCATGTTTTTGGATGGAAGGATAAAGATGGagggagaagaaaggaaagaattagGAGGAATTAGGGGAGCTAGTATTATTGTAGTTTTATAAAATCCTTGTAGTCTGTCCAAATATGGAGGGGTTTGGagactttcttcttttccggATACACATTGTTTTATCTCAAGTTATAAAACCATGACAAGATATTTAGTTCATTTCCTTCTTTAGCATCCAAATAATACTTTAACTCATTCTCTCCATTATCTGAATCCCTTCAATTTCCTCCTAATCAATCATTGAAACTGCATTTTATCTTGATAGATCGAAGTAATTGAGATTCTGCTAAGAGTCAGTTTTGAGTTGCTGCACTAGGAGTCTTTGATTGTGCTGATGTTTCTTTCTGTATTTCGTAGTCCTCCTTAGGTCCATACTTGAGTTGTCTTAGGTTGTGAAGACGATTCCTCTTCTTTCTGTCTAAATGATTTAAGGATGATAGTTAAGGAATTTCTCTATAAAGATTTTTAACCTTTGTGAGATAGGTGCTCGACTTATGCCATGGCAACATTGGAGATTGTTTATTCTTCAGTCCCTATAGCTTTGCATATTGTGTTTGCTAAAGGGATGATGAGAGTGTCTTGTGCATCCTTTGGTGTTTCTTGCATTCTGGATATGTGCATCGATGTGCATTTGTTTTGAGCAGAGACGTGCATCGATCTGTTTGCCTTGAATTTTATTTCTGGTGCTGTTACATCTTTTATAACTTTGAGTGTGACATTGCCTCCATCATTGGTGTGAGTTTAATCTTGCTTTATCAAGCCTAGCTAGAATTGCTCCAGCTGAGTTAGTAGTGTCAAGCCCTTCAAGATCTTCTAGTTGATGTGGCAATATCTCCCACAATGACTTGGCATTTCTGGTGCTTCTTCAATTAGGTTCTGTTTCGGGCCAAATAATTCACAGACTAATTTGCACCCTGAATCATGCGATTCTCATTCCACATTGGTCCCTGTCTGTTTTAGCACCCAAATAAGAACATTTTAGATTGATTAGTCTATTTGTATGTTGGTTCACTGTTATTTGGACGAAGAATAAATTGTTTGGATTTGGACAATGAAGGAGTACATGCATCTGATAGATCTGTAGATATTGACTTCGATCTGAGAAATGTTGATAGAATCCATAGATTTAGACTTTGAATCTAGATAATTTACCAGTAGAATCTGCAGATGTCTACTTCAATCCAAGATATTACCAACAGAATCTGTAGATATTTTAGATACCTTACCAATTTCCTTGCTCAAGGTTTCAAAATCTGCCAAATGAGCGGTCAAAATATAGCTTGGCTCCTCTTATGCTATTTAATTGTATATCCTGTCATCAACTTGTATTGCAAGATCACATTTATCTCTGATTGAGTTATGTGAGAATCGATGAGAATGGAAAGGAGGAGGTCTGGAAATTCATCAAATGATGAAGAGCAAGCGACATTTGGTAGAAGATGCTTCAAAAGGAAAGCTCTGGAAATCCTGCAAATGGCTGGGCGCGTCAGTTAACAAAGTAGTAGTGGCGAGGGGAAGTGTGAAAGATGGGGACCCTGTACATCTAAGATAGGAGTAAAATATAATTCGATGCAAGTATTATATGACGGGAAAAGGTTATCTGCATAAAGAAGAAGAGTAAATCTGTTAGATACTTTCAACTTTTGAAACTTGCATATGTTTTGcatgtattttccttttttgaaagAATTGATGTACTTTGTCTGGACCAATGAGTATAgaatttaacaaaataaaggTACTATGAGTGAGCTGTGGAAACAAAAGAATGAGGAAGTAAAAGGAGGAAGAGTTCTTGCAGAATGGTTAGAGGTCAGTAAGGAATGTACTTGCATCCAAAACCAATGTATGATGGTAGGTGGGGACCATCCAAGGGCGCTAGGCAACTCACTCTAGGAAATGGACAAATAATTTTGTGATTTCAGGTGCCTTCTTATTGAGGGACACTCTCTAGGGAACAGCCAAATGACCTGTTCTAGGAAATGGTCTGTGTGCTTGTTAGCCAGGCTGGAAATTTTAATCTTGTTCTCTTCCATGATAATTAAATAACATTGTAGCATTGTTAACAATGTTTCGTTAGTTTGTTAAAAACAGAGACCAGTTGTAGCTTCAGTCAATTCACTAACAAAGACTTGCCAAACTAGTGAGGAGAGGATGAGTCTTATTCAATCCCAAACTACGTATACTCAAGTGAGAATGGTTGTTTAAGCTGTCTATATTGTGTTGAAAGTGATTACAAGAATATGGAGATCAGATGCATGAAGGGAACTGCTTTAACGAATTCAGGTGGTGGAAACACATATATGATGATGCATATTTTTATGCAGAGCAGTTCTAGATTCATTTCTGTTTCTTGAGATTGTATATCCAATGGATGAAGAGATTTTGTTGGATTTATTGACACATTATTAGATTCGAACTCCTGGTGTGCATGAGGTGTGCATGAGATTTCTTGCATTGTGTTTCATGGTCGAATGTCTTGTTTGTACTTCTTTTTTGCGTCTGtatttcctcacttcttataTTTTTAGGGTCTCTCTTTACAAGTCAAGAATAATATTATGCATGCATACctattgttcattttttcaGAAAAGCTTTATGGTCACACTAGCCTACCCTTTGATGGGTACACTGATCAGTCTGTTTGGAGTGGCTTTTACCTTTTTGTATTTTGGTTTCAAATCTTGTGGCAGATAtactttgcattttgaaatctTGTAGTGCAAGCACTTTGGCATGTAGATTTGCatgtatttttttcatattcttttttagaatttgataataGTTTGAATATAGCGTTTCTCAAGTCAAAACGGACAGATACTACCTTATCTAAAGGAAAGGGTGCTACATAATTTGTAGGTGGATGAAGAGATGTTAATCTAAAGTTCAATTACAAACAAGAAAGGCGTATTTTACTGTAGACCAGAGAGATCTTTGAGGCAGCAACATTCGTcataatcttgattttcaaagaaTCACCCATGCTTATCTCTGACAATGTCATTTTAATTAAGTGAATATGCTGAAATCATAGCTTCGCATCCTGTTGTTGTAACAGAGCTCCCATTCCTGCCACTAGTTTTACTAATTTTACTACTTTCTTTTGGCAGGAAGAGTTAGAACAACTTGAAAAGATGGAAAAGGCCTCTGTTGCTTGCATGGAGTAAGTCTGCAGAGTACTTGGGAATGTTCTAGACGAGTGGTCCCCATGAAATAgatttctgtttctttctttttgacatTCTTTTCCTGAATGCCAGATTGCTCGCTCATGTTGAAGCAAAGCCTGATCCGTTGTTGCCAGTGTAATTCTGTATTCTGAACCCTTGTTTCTATTATGTTTCATTAGATTtcttctattcctttttctgaGTTGTTGATTTTTGTGTGACAGAACTACTGGTCCGCTAAATCCATTGTGGGACCGATGGTTCGAGGGTCCTCAAGATTCGAAACGCTGCAGCTGCTGGATACTTTGATAGAGACCTTGTGGGTCTAACGTTAACTTGGAACCCCAGAGCTTACAGTTACCGAGAGTCTCACTTACAGATTTTTACAGTTAACACCGATAAGACCGGGATTCAGAAAATTAGTAGAATAACATTGTGCAGTAAGTTGTCATTCTTTTCAATAGACTTTCTGATTTACAGAATTTGGAATGGCTTGTTTCACTGTTGTTGATGGAATCCTGGTGAACCAATGCTGCGAAGAAAGGAGCAGGCATCGGCACATTTTTGTATACTAGAGATGATGTTGCACCGTAAGAGGTAGCCAGCCTTAAAATTAGAAGGATTTGTGAAACTGCAGTGTGGGCCAAGCCTGGCAGCCCAGATGAAGAGTAAAACCAGTCTTAGAGATAACACAGCTGCATGAGTTTCAGCCTTTGAATTCCCAAATCCAATGGATTTATGAACCCACTCGTGCACCGAACGACTGGATCGCGGTCCCGGGCAAACAAGCCTCATGTGTATTACTATTCTGATGCGTCTCATTGCGTTGGCGAGACATGGTTGTGATGCCGGAAGGACAACAATGGCCGTAGCTCTTAAGACTGCTGCAAAATGGCAAGCCCGTTGGCCGAAGGCGCTTCGTTGTCTAAGAGctgttcatattttcttttgttttgttgcaTTGTCGCGAGTAAACCGACCGTCCTCAAAAAGGTTCCTGAAACTGTTCGCCTCATATCCTAGTTCGGACTTTGATGTTCGTTCTTTTTCGACACATTTACATGGAATTTATCTTCACTAGAGCATCATTAGCACCGTGATTAATATGTAATGCTTGTGCATGTCTTTCCCAAGGTCAATATTAATACACATTTACAAGGGATTTATCTTCACTAGAGGATCATTAGCACCGTGATTAATATGTAATGCTTGTGCATATGCCTTTACCAAGGTCAATATTAACCGGCTCATAATGACCGACCGCGAGGCAGAGAGTTCTTCCGATAAATAGAAAATATGGGTTGGGCCGGAAAGCATTTTTACAGGCACAACGCTATTAATTATAATAATGGCCCGAACGCCTTCATATGATCCAGAAAGAAGCACTTGCTCAAAACTAGGACAATAACCAAAAAGAAGGATTCGTccttttttctggtttttcttttgtaaCGAAGAAGCCAACCTTAAGTTCAAGTGAGTAAATCTAGATCAAGTGAAATTTCACCCTAATCACAGCGCAGGTGAATAGTCTCAAGCATGATGTGGTATAAGGACTCCAACTCGTGGCAATACAGCTAAACGACATTCAATAGATGCATCCTTCAACTATTAATCAAATCTTATTGGTGCGAGAAATTAGGCGCATGGTCACTAAACTTTAGCACAGTTTCCAGTCAAATTGGCCGGGTTTTGATTTCACTAGCAAaatacctcaaattcacttgaGACAAATGAGTATATGTTCTTAAATGTGACCTTAAGAGAATGCGCAAATATGATGATTCAAACCAAAGCCTTAAGTGATGAGAACAACTACATTTATCACTGAACCAAAGCCTTAGGTGGTTCCATAAATGCACAAATataattcttcttttgtttctttctttttgttaccCTATTGATTGAACCTATGAGCATCTTGCGTCCATCGCTGAAAAAGTGAACATTTCTTTCGATAGGTCATTCGAGGACACCCAATAATTGGCTGTGAAATTCATG
The sequence above is drawn from the Eucalyptus grandis isolate ANBG69807.140 chromosome 11, ASM1654582v1, whole genome shotgun sequence genome and encodes:
- the LOC104417334 gene encoding uncharacterized protein LOC104417334, whose protein sequence is FAVRIYAPIQSNYLNSLSYISCITRQKEEKKKVLDGGQRLPTTRAEFSCVEHRGATATLFSSSPRSSPAAPAPRALCRHLDRRDAIKARAFSPVVDGIEVERASERRPRSSHFEAAWSANLRARTPTFAVTSELCLCSGFACRGTGDSSAFCSVSGAGESDRKRERERERERTKRGPPFCQVLFPPHRKRDSTSSLPHHSPSRKAENFPSLSLSLSRGLALFLFLNCTEPLQIHLLGSLWFGTTDPVPLSSSCCSCLVCFLAVETGSYFCWGPPGASAVPLSFSVYLGSSSSSWVDPSSVSETTPASRFFSGVAVVFSVLDLEMRAANSEGAVGVVVAADTRGKHRIQAELKRLEQESRFLEEELEQLEKMEKASVACMELLAHVEAKPDPLLPVTTGPLNPLWDRWFEGPQDSKRCSCWIL